A window of Aquitalea denitrificans contains these coding sequences:
- a CDS encoding IclR family transcriptional regulator, with protein sequence MPARPTAPAVDGSIAILQLLVNASYPLTQAEISVQTGIPAASCYRILGSLLQAQLVVMDPGRKKSYAIGAKIFQMASTIYGRQSIIPYFHPIAEILKNEVHKTVLLSIPVGNTAVVVAKLESALSHRFHSYIGQTLPLHRAAAGKAMLSLRSKDYLQAYLDGEFLLAPPELRKQLERAQRLGYAVTHGEIESGVSCLAAPVVNLSHEPIAAISICVASDELSEQASRSYSSALIQAARQLAARIG encoded by the coding sequence TTGCCTGCACGACCAACCGCCCCCGCTGTGGATGGCTCCATTGCCATTTTGCAGTTGCTGGTGAATGCCTCCTATCCGCTGACCCAGGCTGAGATCAGTGTGCAAACCGGCATTCCGGCCGCCAGCTGTTACCGTATTCTGGGCAGCCTGTTACAGGCCCAACTGGTGGTGATGGATCCGGGACGCAAGAAGTCCTATGCCATCGGTGCGAAGATTTTCCAGATGGCTTCCACCATTTATGGCCGGCAAAGCATCATTCCGTATTTCCACCCGATTGCCGAAATCCTCAAGAACGAAGTACACAAAACCGTGCTGCTGAGCATTCCGGTGGGTAATACCGCAGTGGTGGTGGCCAAGCTGGAGTCTGCACTAAGCCACCGTTTTCATTCCTACATCGGCCAGACCTTGCCATTACACCGTGCCGCCGCTGGCAAGGCCATGCTCAGTCTGCGCAGCAAGGATTATCTGCAAGCATATCTGGATGGCGAGTTCCTGCTTGCGCCGCCGGAGCTGCGTAAGCAGTTGGAACGTGCCCAGCGCCTGGGTTATGCCGTGACGCATGGGGAAATCGAGAGTGGGGTCAGTTGTCTGGCTGCACCAGTGGTCAATCTGAGCCATGAGCCGATTGCTGCCATCAGCATCTGTGTCGCCAGCGATGAACTCAGCGAACAGGCAAGTCGCAGTTACTCCAGCGCCTTGATTCAGGCTGCGCGACAGTTGGCAGCGCGCATAGGCTAA
- a CDS encoding mandelate racemase/muconate lactonizing enzyme family protein encodes MKIISLETHVVAVPPPHLGGMYWIFVTLKTNCGIEGVGEVYAASFHPSVMVPAIQDVFERYLLNHDPHQVERFFRECYSSGFTQRPDLTMMGITSGLEMACWDIIGKAANQPVYQLIGGKVNERLRSYTYLYPRNAHGQYDYDNPDLAAECAAQYMQQGFTALKFDPAGPYTVYSGHHLSLEAMDQCELFCRRIREAVGSKCDLLFGTHGQMTPASAIRLAKRLEKYDPLWFEEPVPPGQADAMAQVASKTSIPIATGERLTTKYEFLELLQKGAASILQMNLGRVGGILEAKKIAGMAEAYYAQIAPHLYNGPVGAAASIQLATATPNFLIQESIMTWDGFHSQVLKQPIRWEDGFIIPPTEPGLGVELNMDVVRAHSPYVGERLHLLMDPRPFDVRTQSSDAWKNRWNTDKSL; translated from the coding sequence ATGAAAATCATTTCCTTGGAGACCCATGTAGTCGCGGTTCCTCCGCCACACCTTGGCGGTATGTACTGGATTTTTGTCACCCTGAAAACGAACTGCGGTATTGAAGGCGTGGGGGAGGTCTATGCCGCCAGCTTCCATCCCTCGGTGATGGTCCCGGCCATTCAGGATGTATTCGAACGCTATCTGCTTAACCACGATCCGCATCAGGTAGAGCGCTTCTTCCGCGAGTGTTATTCCAGCGGTTTCACCCAGCGCCCCGACCTCACCATGATGGGTATTACCAGCGGCCTGGAAATGGCCTGCTGGGACATCATCGGCAAGGCGGCCAATCAGCCGGTTTACCAGTTGATTGGTGGCAAGGTAAATGAGCGCCTGCGCTCCTACACCTATCTTTATCCCAGGAATGCCCACGGTCAGTACGATTATGACAACCCTGATCTGGCCGCAGAATGTGCCGCACAGTATATGCAGCAAGGCTTTACCGCCCTGAAGTTTGACCCGGCCGGGCCTTATACCGTGTATTCCGGCCATCATCTGTCACTGGAGGCGATGGACCAGTGCGAGTTGTTCTGTCGCAGGATTCGCGAGGCCGTTGGCAGCAAGTGCGATCTCTTGTTCGGCACCCATGGCCAGATGACGCCAGCCTCCGCCATCCGTCTGGCGAAACGGCTGGAAAAATACGACCCGCTATGGTTTGAGGAGCCGGTGCCGCCCGGTCAGGCAGATGCCATGGCGCAAGTGGCCAGCAAAACCAGCATCCCGATTGCCACCGGCGAGCGCCTGACCACCAAGTATGAATTCCTGGAGCTGCTGCAAAAAGGCGCGGCGTCGATTTTGCAGATGAATCTGGGACGGGTGGGCGGCATTCTGGAAGCCAAGAAAATTGCCGGCATGGCCGAAGCTTATTACGCCCAGATTGCCCCCCATCTGTACAACGGGCCGGTGGGTGCCGCTGCCAGCATTCAACTGGCCACCGCCACGCCAAACTTCCTGATCCAGGAAAGTATCATGACCTGGGATGGTTTCCATTCCCAGGTGCTCAAGCAGCCTATCCGCTGGGAAGACGGTTTCATCATTCCGCCGACCGAGCCTGGCCTTGGCGTGGAGCTGAACATGGACGTCGTCAGGGCGCACTCGCCCTATGTGGGCGAGCGTTTGCACCTGTTGATGGACCCCAGGCCGTTTGATGTGCGGACGCAGTCATCCGACGCCTGGAAAAACCGCTGGAATACGGATAAAAGCCTATGA
- a CDS encoding MFS transporter produces the protein MNNTHTLPLRANTSPGLSPLLMWLMTVATGLAVAGNYYAQPLLPEITHGLGISAANAGGIVTTAQLGYAFGLLLIVPLGDMLEKRRLIILMMLLATTGLVISATAGSFSQLLLGTALAGLCSVVAQILLPLGASLAAEAERGRVVGTIMSGLLTGILLARTVAGLLADLGGWHTVYWCGAAAMLLMTLVLARQLPPSHAGTGLPYARLLQSVLRLLVEEPSLRLRGLLGAMAFATFSVMWTSLGFLLAAPPFGFSNSTIGLFGLAGAAGALAANVVGRLSDKGHGALATRFCLALMLLAWLPLALAPHSVTALLLGILLLDLGVAGSHVSNQGAIYRIRPEARNRLTSAYMTSYFIGGAAGSLASAWAYSHWGWNGVVMVGAACSLTGVIAWELARPRQPN, from the coding sequence ATGAATAACACCCACACCCTGCCCCTCCGGGCAAACACGTCTCCAGGTCTCAGCCCGCTACTGATGTGGCTGATGACCGTGGCCACCGGCCTGGCCGTGGCCGGCAATTATTACGCTCAGCCGCTGCTACCGGAAATCACTCACGGACTGGGCATCTCCGCCGCCAATGCAGGCGGCATCGTCACCACCGCCCAGCTGGGCTATGCATTCGGGCTGCTGCTGATTGTCCCGCTGGGCGACATGCTGGAAAAACGACGGCTAATCATCCTGATGATGCTGCTGGCCACTACCGGGCTGGTCATCAGCGCCACCGCGGGCAGCTTCAGCCAGTTGCTGCTGGGAACGGCGTTGGCTGGGCTGTGTTCGGTGGTGGCGCAAATCCTGCTGCCGCTGGGTGCCAGCCTGGCAGCAGAGGCTGAACGCGGGCGCGTGGTCGGTACCATCATGAGCGGCCTGCTCACCGGCATTCTGCTGGCCCGTACCGTGGCTGGCCTGCTGGCCGACCTGGGTGGCTGGCACACCGTCTACTGGTGCGGTGCGGCAGCCATGCTGCTGATGACGCTGGTGTTGGCACGCCAGTTGCCGCCCAGCCATGCCGGCACCGGGCTGCCCTATGCCAGGCTGCTGCAATCGGTGCTGCGGCTGCTGGTGGAAGAGCCCAGCTTGCGCTTGCGCGGACTGCTGGGTGCGATGGCCTTTGCCACCTTCAGTGTGATGTGGACCTCGCTGGGCTTTTTGCTGGCCGCACCGCCCTTCGGCTTTTCCAACAGCACCATCGGCCTGTTCGGCCTGGCCGGGGCTGCCGGGGCTCTGGCGGCCAATGTGGTGGGCCGGCTCAGCGACAAGGGGCATGGCGCGCTGGCCACCCGGTTCTGTCTGGCGCTAATGCTGCTGGCCTGGCTGCCATTGGCGCTGGCTCCACACTCGGTGACTGCTCTGCTATTGGGCATTCTGTTGCTGGATCTGGGCGTGGCCGGCAGTCATGTCAGCAATCAGGGGGCGATCTACCGTATCCGCCCGGAAGCGCGTAACCGGCTGACCTCGGCCTATATGACCAGCTATTTCATCGGTGGCGCTGCCGGATCACTGGCCTCGGCCTGGGCATACAGTCATTGGGGCTGGAATGGCGTCGTGATGGTGGGGGCAGCCTGCAGTCTGACCGGCGTCATCGCCTGGGAGCTGGCCAGACCGCGTCAGCCCAATTGA
- a CDS encoding MFS transporter has protein sequence MAMEGVMVVERSWRSMLRAVASLLLAYALLVVGNALGSTETSLSLLANGVPVAVAGMVQSAYYAGFFAGGFVCSGMIRQYGHHRAFAAFTAMICVLTLCQALFTSPWLWLLARLGNGLAMVGIYMVVESWLNGCVSNNQRGQLFSLYLIISYLGASAGQWLLKLPFTQTGWPFIIVAMLFALAIIPVTLTQQKPQQLSAPSAGSVLGRAMRTLRLLGRRAPLSLVGAVLAGCFNSAFYTMLPAMLSQLGKSAADIAGFMGMALLAAPLLQWPMGKWADSSDRGQLLAYSALVVAGLSSLLILLTGTSWMLPLVMVYVAIAFTFYGTLSGIANDAMPPRHRVEISASLLMVYALGGTLGPLLCSAVMAQLGPSGYFVVSLALSAVLGLYAQWTVKRWPLPSLLPPR, from the coding sequence ATGGCAATGGAAGGCGTGATGGTGGTGGAGCGTAGCTGGCGCAGCATGTTGCGGGCGGTGGCCAGCCTGTTGCTGGCCTATGCCTTGCTGGTGGTGGGCAATGCGCTGGGCAGTACCGAAACCTCGCTCAGTCTGCTGGCCAATGGCGTGCCGGTGGCGGTGGCCGGCATGGTGCAGTCGGCCTACTATGCCGGTTTCTTTGCCGGTGGCTTTGTCTGTAGCGGCATGATCCGCCAGTACGGCCACCACCGTGCTTTTGCCGCCTTTACCGCCATGATCTGCGTGCTGACCCTGTGCCAGGCGCTGTTTACCTCTCCCTGGCTGTGGCTGCTGGCGCGGCTGGGCAATGGCCTGGCCATGGTGGGCATCTATATGGTGGTGGAAAGCTGGCTGAACGGTTGTGTCAGCAATAATCAGCGCGGCCAGCTGTTTTCCCTGTACCTGATCATCAGCTATCTGGGGGCCAGCGCCGGCCAGTGGCTGCTCAAGCTGCCGTTCACCCAGACCGGCTGGCCCTTCATCATCGTGGCCATGCTGTTTGCCCTGGCCATCATTCCGGTCACCCTGACCCAACAGAAGCCGCAGCAGTTGTCCGCGCCCAGTGCCGGCAGTGTGCTGGGCCGTGCCATGCGCACGCTGCGCCTGCTGGGGCGGCGCGCACCGCTCAGCCTAGTGGGGGCGGTGCTGGCCGGCTGTTTCAACAGTGCCTTTTACACCATGTTGCCTGCAATGCTCAGCCAGTTGGGCAAGTCGGCGGCGGATATTGCCGGTTTCATGGGCATGGCCTTGCTGGCTGCGCCCTTGCTGCAATGGCCGATGGGCAAGTGGGCTGACAGCAGTGATCGCGGCCAGTTGCTGGCCTACTCGGCGCTGGTGGTGGCCGGTCTGTCATCCTTACTGATTCTGCTGACCGGCACCAGTTGGATGCTGCCGCTGGTGATGGTGTATGTGGCGATTGCCTTTACCTTTTACGGTACGCTCAGCGGCATTGCCAACGATGCCATGCCACCGCGCCACCGGGTGGAAATCAGTGCATCCCTGCTGATGGTGTATGCGCTGGGTGGCACGCTGGGGCCGCTGCTGTGTTCGGCGGTGATGGCACAGCTGGGACCGTCCGGCTACTTTGTGGTGTCGCTGGCCTTGTCGGCGGTGCTGGGCCTGTACGCGCAGTGGACGGTAAAGCGCTGGCCGCTGCCCAGCCTGCTGCCGCCGCGCTGA
- a CDS encoding GMC family oxidoreductase: MSQQFDFIIVGAGSAGCILASRLSESGQHRVLLLEAGGKDDSFWFRLPVGYVKNYYNPQTNWMYYTEPEANLAGRKLYAPRGKVLGGSGAINAMIYVRGQPADFDDWEAAGNPGWGYRDVLPYFRKLENHPAGETPWRSNKGLIGITPMREQAHPICQNYLEACQQLGLPLNDDFNAARFEGAGIYEANIRHGERASSAVAYLHPAMTRANLTVETHCQAEAILFDAAGRANGVAVRQNGVARRFFASKEVIVAAGAVDSPKLLQLSGIGDAALLQELGIPLRQHLPAVGQNLQDHLCVSFYYRVNCKTLNDELGSLWGQGMAALRYGLTRKGPLALSVNQAGGFFRGSEQEERPNLQLYFNPLSYSIPKDARAALKPEPYSGFLVCFNPCRPSSRGSVAISSADPARPASIRPNYLSTDKDRREAVQGSRFIRRLMQAEALRRITVEEVSPASRVDDDDSMLRFFREESGSIYHLCGSCAMGPDPASAVVSHRLQVHGVAGLRVVDASIFPNITSGNTNAPVMMVAEKAAEMILQDWH; encoded by the coding sequence ATGAGCCAACAATTCGACTTCATCATCGTGGGGGCGGGTTCTGCCGGATGCATTCTGGCCAGTCGCCTGAGCGAGTCCGGCCAGCATCGCGTGTTGTTGCTGGAAGCCGGCGGCAAGGATGATTCCTTCTGGTTCCGTCTGCCGGTGGGCTACGTCAAGAACTACTACAACCCGCAAACCAACTGGATGTATTACACCGAGCCGGAGGCAAACCTTGCCGGGCGCAAGCTGTATGCACCGCGCGGCAAGGTGCTGGGTGGTTCCGGTGCCATCAATGCCATGATTTATGTGCGCGGGCAGCCGGCAGATTTCGACGACTGGGAAGCCGCAGGCAATCCGGGCTGGGGCTATCGCGATGTGCTGCCTTACTTCAGGAAGCTGGAAAACCACCCGGCTGGTGAAACCCCCTGGCGCAGCAACAAGGGGCTGATCGGCATCACCCCGATGCGGGAGCAGGCACACCCCATCTGCCAGAATTATCTGGAAGCCTGCCAGCAGCTGGGTTTGCCGCTTAACGACGATTTCAACGCCGCCCGGTTTGAAGGCGCGGGCATTTACGAGGCGAATATCCGGCATGGCGAGCGTGCGTCCAGTGCGGTGGCCTATCTGCACCCGGCCATGACGCGGGCCAATCTCACGGTGGAGACCCACTGTCAGGCCGAAGCCATCCTGTTTGACGCTGCCGGGCGTGCCAATGGGGTTGCGGTCAGGCAAAACGGTGTGGCACGCCGCTTTTTTGCCAGCAAGGAAGTGATTGTCGCTGCCGGTGCGGTGGACTCACCCAAGCTGCTGCAATTGTCCGGCATTGGCGATGCGGCCTTGCTGCAAGAACTGGGCATTCCACTGCGCCAGCACCTGCCGGCGGTGGGGCAGAATCTGCAAGACCATCTGTGCGTGTCCTTTTACTACCGCGTCAATTGCAAGACGCTGAATGATGAATTGGGCAGCCTGTGGGGGCAGGGGATGGCGGCGCTGCGCTATGGCCTTACCCGCAAGGGGCCATTGGCGCTGAGTGTGAATCAGGCCGGGGGCTTTTTCCGTGGCAGCGAACAGGAGGAGCGGCCGAATCTGCAACTGTATTTCAATCCGCTGTCCTACAGCATTCCCAAGGATGCCAGGGCGGCACTCAAGCCCGAACCCTATTCCGGTTTCCTGGTGTGCTTCAACCCCTGCCGTCCCAGCAGCCGGGGTTCGGTCGCCATCAGCAGTGCCGACCCGGCGAGGCCTGCCAGCATCCGGCCCAATTATCTGTCTACCGACAAGGACCGACGCGAAGCAGTGCAGGGCAGCCGCTTCATCCGCCGCCTGATGCAGGCCGAAGCCTTGCGCCGCATTACGGTGGAGGAGGTTTCTCCGGCCAGCAGGGTGGATGACGATGACAGCATGCTGCGCTTCTTCCGCGAGGAGTCCGGTTCCATCTATCATCTGTGTGGCAGCTGCGCGATGGGGCCTGATCCGGCCAGCGCTGTTGTTTCCCACCGGCTGCAAGTACATGGAGTTGCCGGGCTACGCGTGGTGGATGCCTCCATCTTTCCCAACATCACCTCCGGCAATACCAATGCACCGGTAATGATGGTGGCGGAAAAAGCGGCAGAGATGATTTTGCAGGACTGGCACTGA
- a CDS encoding MFS transporter: MLPRSAWRDFTAVIFSVALLGLGLGSTMPLTALTLTTRGFSPEVIGWTVAAGAVGGVLATMAAPALALRLGRRNVMLGCLLLACASVLPLQYLYSIPGWMLARFLFGAAMAPLFVLGESWINTLAGDHARGRIVAVYSTCFTACQVLGPLLTDLLARWPDQAFLWCGGMFLLGLPGIMLARPEQSGNAAHPHDPAHTGTPDKANSTSWLGIIRTAPAILLGTAFFASFDTIMLSFLPLVAMEAGMSQSRALASASILLAGDAALQFGIGWLADHFGRRRVHMLCGMLVCLLLPLMPLIMHVPGLWEGYLFVLGGCAGAIYTLSMVASGEQFSGAALLRISGLISLSWNASSSLGPAATGLVMQYAGSGWMVVVLWGIGLLFLLSCQWPKRDRAARGMLIR; the protein is encoded by the coding sequence AGCCCGGAAGTGATTGGCTGGACGGTTGCTGCCGGTGCAGTGGGCGGCGTACTGGCCACCATGGCGGCCCCGGCGCTGGCGCTGCGACTGGGGCGACGCAACGTGATGCTGGGCTGCCTGCTGCTGGCCTGCGCTTCGGTGTTGCCATTGCAATACCTGTACAGTATTCCGGGCTGGATGCTGGCACGCTTCCTGTTTGGTGCTGCCATGGCACCGCTGTTTGTACTGGGGGAAAGCTGGATCAATACCCTGGCCGGCGACCATGCCCGTGGCCGCATTGTGGCCGTCTACTCCACCTGTTTTACCGCCTGCCAGGTACTGGGGCCATTGCTCACCGACCTGCTGGCACGCTGGCCCGATCAGGCTTTTCTGTGGTGCGGCGGGATGTTTCTGCTGGGGCTGCCAGGCATTATGCTGGCCCGGCCGGAACAGTCCGGCAACGCAGCCCACCCGCACGACCCTGCCCATACCGGCACACCAGACAAGGCTAACAGCACCAGCTGGCTGGGAATCATCCGTACCGCACCTGCCATTCTGCTGGGGACTGCCTTCTTTGCCTCATTCGATACCATCATGCTCAGCTTTCTGCCGCTGGTCGCCATGGAGGCGGGCATGAGCCAGAGCCGAGCGCTGGCGTCGGCATCCATCCTGCTGGCTGGCGATGCCGCCTTGCAGTTTGGCATCGGCTGGCTGGCCGACCACTTTGGCCGTCGCCGCGTGCACATGCTGTGCGGCATGCTGGTCTGCCTGTTGCTCCCGCTGATGCCGCTGATAATGCATGTGCCTGGCCTGTGGGAAGGCTATCTGTTCGTGCTGGGGGGGTGTGCCGGTGCCATCTACACCCTGTCGATGGTAGCCAGTGGCGAGCAATTCAGCGGCGCAGCGCTGCTGCGCATTTCCGGCCTGATTTCACTAAGCTGGAATGCATCCAGCAGCCTGGGACCGGCTGCCACCGGGCTGGTGATGCAATATGCCGGCTCGGGCTGGATGGTTGTCGTCCTGTGGGGTATCGGATTGCTGTTTCTGCTGTCCTGCCAGTGGCCAAAGCGTGATCGCGCGGCCAGGGGCATGCTCATACGCTGA
- a CDS encoding LysR family transcriptional regulator, whose product MNLRQIDYVLAVAEEENFTRAAERCHTVQSALSHQIARLEQEFGTRLFERTSRQVTLTPAGHTFVNHARQVREAAQRLEDEMAAATGEIRGSLRIGCISTLSRLDLPGLLAEYHRRYPQVDVQLAMRMSDVMMEELRLQQIDVAFLGVWPGEPVLGLDARLLWEEPLLALLHPSHPLAGLRQLDLSQLAQCTLVDWPAGTGPRQQTDMAFTAQGIRRRVAFEVNHADMLVSLVGSGCAVGMVPALGAGQHAGLTTLPVVNGPRRRVYLACHDSPTPAAAAFLALVEHFLQPVHDEGQAC is encoded by the coding sequence ATGAATCTGCGCCAGATCGATTACGTGCTGGCGGTGGCCGAAGAAGAAAACTTCACCCGTGCCGCCGAGCGCTGTCATACCGTGCAATCCGCCCTCAGCCACCAGATCGCACGGCTGGAGCAGGAGTTTGGCACCCGCCTGTTCGAGCGCACCTCGCGCCAGGTCACGCTGACCCCGGCTGGGCATACCTTTGTCAACCACGCCCGCCAGGTGCGCGAAGCTGCGCAGCGGCTGGAGGACGAGATGGCCGCCGCTACCGGTGAAATCCGCGGCAGTCTGCGCATTGGTTGCATTTCCACCCTCAGCCGGCTGGATTTACCCGGCTTGCTGGCTGAATACCATCGGCGTTATCCGCAGGTGGATGTACAGCTGGCCATGCGCATGAGTGATGTGATGATGGAAGAGTTGCGTCTGCAGCAGATAGACGTGGCTTTTCTTGGTGTATGGCCGGGCGAGCCGGTACTGGGGCTGGATGCACGCCTGCTGTGGGAGGAGCCGTTGCTGGCCTTGCTGCATCCGAGTCATCCACTGGCGGGGTTGCGCCAGCTGGACTTGTCGCAGCTAGCACAGTGCACGCTGGTGGACTGGCCGGCAGGCACTGGCCCGCGCCAGCAAACCGACATGGCATTTACCGCCCAGGGCATCCGCCGCCGGGTGGCGTTCGAAGTGAATCACGCCGACATGCTGGTCAGCCTGGTTGGCAGTGGCTGCGCGGTGGGCATGGTGCCGGCATTGGGTGCCGGACAGCATGCCGGATTGACTACGCTGCCGGTGGTGAACGGACCACGCCGTCGTGTCTATCTGGCCTGTCACGATAGTCCAACGCCAGCGGCAGCGGCCTTTTTGGCGCTAGTGGAGCACTTTTTGCAGCCGGTACACGATGAGGGGCAGGCATGCTAG
- a CDS encoding CDP-diacylglycerol diphosphatase: MTVKIFRASVVLELLGLLVSWAVHAANADALWQIVHQQCVPHWQQAQDPAPCAALDMSQGEPQGHAILKDIHGVLQYLLIPTARVSGIESPLLLQADAPDYWAAAWRARQWMDRLHGSALPREAVALTVNSQWGRSQNQLHIHVSCVRPELPARLQQAGIGAHWQPLPGDINGHAYLARAVPGETLDDVQPFRLLADEVAGASGQMGSYTLAVIATRLADGPGFWLLASKADLLAGNFASAEGDVQDHDCQVLPPLAVTQ; the protein is encoded by the coding sequence ATGACGGTGAAAATCTTCCGCGCCAGTGTCGTGCTGGAGCTGCTTGGCTTGCTGGTGTCGTGGGCGGTGCATGCCGCCAATGCCGATGCCTTGTGGCAAATCGTGCATCAGCAATGTGTGCCGCATTGGCAGCAGGCGCAGGACCCGGCCCCGTGTGCCGCGCTGGACATGTCACAGGGAGAGCCGCAAGGGCATGCCATCCTCAAGGATATCCACGGCGTACTGCAATATCTGCTGATTCCCACTGCGCGGGTCAGTGGCATTGAAAGCCCGCTGCTATTGCAGGCGGATGCGCCAGACTACTGGGCTGCCGCCTGGCGGGCACGGCAGTGGATGGACAGGCTGCATGGCAGTGCGCTGCCACGGGAGGCAGTGGCGCTGACGGTGAACTCGCAATGGGGCCGCAGCCAGAACCAGCTGCACATTCATGTTTCCTGTGTCCGGCCAGAGCTGCCCGCGCGCTTGCAGCAGGCAGGCATTGGTGCGCACTGGCAGCCGCTGCCGGGTGACATCAACGGCCACGCCTATCTGGCGCGCGCGGTGCCGGGCGAAACGCTGGATGACGTGCAGCCTTTTCGCTTGCTGGCCGATGAGGTGGCCGGGGCCAGCGGGCAGATGGGTAGCTACACCCTGGCGGTGATTGCCACCCGTCTTGCCGACGGGCCGGGGTTCTGGCTGTTGGCCAGCAAGGCAGATTTGCTGGCCGGCAACTTTGCCTCTGCCGAAGGCGATGTGCAGGACCACGACTGTCAGGTGCTGCCTCCGCTGGCAGTTACCCAATAG
- a CDS encoding DMT family transporter has product MSASLFALLLLGAALHASWNAMIKAASSAWFGTVLVAGFASLLAMCALPWLPAPAVASWPYIATSVVLQVLYLWLIARSYRVADMGLVYPLMRGTAPLLVALCNAAVFGESLGWMAVAGIAVLCTGILSMACSMQRGPRHGVLPALLNAVVIAAYTLVDGLGVRLSAAPASYTLWIFLLCGLPLPIWAWLRQPAALRAALRRDWWRGLLGGVGTIASYGIALWAMLHAPVAVVAALRETSILFAILLARLLLGEHPGRRRVLAGLVMAAGVMLLRLA; this is encoded by the coding sequence GTGAGTGCCAGTCTGTTTGCCCTGCTCTTGCTGGGTGCCGCCCTGCATGCCAGCTGGAATGCCATGATCAAGGCGGCGTCCTCGGCCTGGTTTGGCACCGTACTGGTAGCTGGTTTTGCCAGCCTGCTGGCCATGTGCGCCTTACCGTGGCTGCCAGCTCCTGCTGTGGCCAGCTGGCCGTATATTGCGACTTCGGTAGTCTTGCAGGTGCTGTATCTGTGGCTGATTGCCCGCAGCTACCGCGTGGCCGACATGGGCTTGGTCTACCCGCTGATGCGGGGAACGGCTCCCTTGCTGGTGGCGTTGTGCAATGCGGCAGTATTTGGTGAGTCGTTGGGATGGATGGCTGTTGCTGGAATTGCGGTGTTGTGCACCGGTATTCTGAGCATGGCTTGCTCGATGCAGCGTGGGCCGCGTCACGGCGTGCTGCCGGCCTTGCTCAATGCCGTGGTTATTGCTGCATATACCCTGGTGGATGGCCTGGGCGTGCGTTTGTCTGCCGCGCCGGCCAGTTACACCTTATGGATTTTCCTGCTGTGTGGCTTGCCACTACCCATCTGGGCCTGGCTGCGCCAGCCGGCGGCATTGCGTGCGGCGCTGCGACGCGATTGGTGGCGTGGCCTGTTGGGTGGCGTGGGAACCATTGCGTCCTACGGTATCGCCTTGTGGGCAATGTTGCATGCCCCGGTGGCGGTGGTGGCTGCGCTGCGCGAGACTTCCATCCTGTTTGCCATTCTGCTGGCGCGTCTGTTACTGGGCGAGCACCCCGGACGGCGACGCGTGCTGGCTGGGTTGGTGATGGCTGCAGGGGTCATGCTGTTGCGGCTGGCCTGA